One Vitis riparia cultivar Riparia Gloire de Montpellier isolate 1030 chromosome 4, EGFV_Vit.rip_1.0, whole genome shotgun sequence genomic window carries:
- the LOC117913522 gene encoding uncharacterized protein LOC117913522: MGEFGSRIAIDSRTLRSPTSWWMRFGGSTPELQKFAIRVLSLTCSASGCERNWSTFESIHTKKRNRLEHQRLNALVYVRYNTRLRERSLQRKQNVDPILVEEIDSDDEWIAEKEDPLLPLDLCWLQDNELFSVDAIRVVSSNSQEIETSSDHMVSSHSYKRKHNEVPSTSGGKGKEKELNLTPIDEDEDLHEMGIHDSGHFPTIDTLDEDDDDLDDEDLS; encoded by the exons ATGGGTGAATTTGGGAGTCGTATTGCAATTGATTCTCGAACATTAAGAAGTCCTACAAGTTGGTGGATGCGTTTTGGAGGTTCAACACCGGAGTTGCAAAAGTTTGCTATTCGAGTCCTTAGCCTTACTTGTAGTGCTTCGggatgtgaaagaaattggagcacatttgAGTCG atccatacaaaaaaaagaaatagacttGAACATCAAAGGTTGAATGCTCTAGTGTATGTAAGATACAACACTAGATTGAGAGAGCGAAGtctacaaaggaaacaaaatgttgATCCGATTTTGGTAGAGGAGATTGATTcggatgatgaatggattgcGGAGAAAGAAGATCCCCTCCTCCCCCTTGATCTTTGTTGGCTTCAAGATAATGAGTTATTCAGTGTTGATGCCATTAGAGTTGTTTCATCCAACTCCCAAGAGATTGAAACATCATCGGATCACATGGTTTCTTCACATTCCTACAAAAGGAAACATAATGAAGTACCAA GTACAAGTGGAGGCAAAGGCAAAGAGAAGGAGTTGAATTTGACAccaattgatgaagatgaagatttacATGAAATGGGGATACATGATAGTGGACATTTTCCTACTATTGATACattggatgaggatgatgatgacctTGATGATGAGGATTTAAGTTGA